TCCGCGCTTTTATGGACTATACGGTGACGATTTATATCAAGAACGGTATATATAAAGAAAAACTGGTCATTCCTTCCTGGGTAAAGAATGTGCAATTAGTGGGTGAAAGTGCAGAAAAAACGATTATCACTTACGATGATCATGCTAATATCAATAAGATGGGTACTTTCCGCACTTATACGGTAAAAGTGGAAGGAAATGACATCACTTTCAAAGACTTGACGATTGAAAATAATGCGGCTCCACTGGGGCAAGCGGTAGCTCTTCACACCGAAGGTGACAGACTGATGTTTGTCAACTGTCGTTTCTTGGGAAATCAGGACACTATTTATACAGGCACCGAAAGGGCTCGTCTCTTATTCACGAATTGCTATATCGAGGGAACTACCGATTTTATTTTTGGCCCTTCCACCGCCCTATTCGAATATTGTGAACTGTATAGTAAACGTGATTCGTATATCACTGCTGCTTCCACTCCTCAAAGTGA
The Bacteroides luhongzhouii DNA segment above includes these coding regions:
- a CDS encoding pectinesterase family protein, coding for MKRTIFKGMMCLLLLGVGATSVYSQQQQRKDTLVVARDGTGEYRNIQEAVEAVRAFMDYTVTIYIKNGIYKEKLVIPSWVKNVQLVGESAEKTIITYDDHANINKMGTFRTYTVKVEGNDITFKDLTIENNAAPLGQAVALHTEGDRLMFVNCRFLGNQDTIYTGTERARLLFTNCYIEGTTDFIFGPSTALFEYCELYSKRDSYITAASTPQSEEFGYVFKNCKLTAAPGVKKVYLGRPWRPYAATVFINCEFGNHIRPEGWHNWKNPENETTARYAEFGNTGAGSDTSGRVMWAKQLTNKEAMKYTPQNIFKESSNWYPYK